Proteins encoded in a region of the Oscarella lobularis chromosome 17, ooOscLobu1.1, whole genome shotgun sequence genome:
- the LOC136197291 gene encoding uridine-cytidine kinase-like 1 isoform X1, which produces MDMRIFVDTDADVRLARRLKRDIAERGRDLEGVLQQYRKFVKPAFDQYIAPTMRSADIVIPRGGDNEVAIDLVIKHVRKKLDTKGKHFRSQLVSAYRGQKHPDSLCQIPSTPQIQCIQTIIRDKNTPRDEFIFYSKRLSRILIEYALTFLPYNPLVVSTSLAKPYEGMHFQGDVINYCSSLSKHVDIFQICGVSILRAGETIEPALQSVCKDIKIGNILIQSNPQTGEAELHFKQLPPQINRHHVILMDATIATGAAAMMAIRVLLDHDVPAENILLVCLIAAEIGIHTVAYAFPKVKIVTAAVDPDINEHYHILPGIGNFGDRFFGTGSW; this is translated from the exons ATGGATATGCGCATATTTGTCGACACCGATGCGGACGTCAGGCTGGCGAGAAG GCTAAAACGGGATATAGCGGAGAGAGGTCGGGACTTGGAGGGAGTGTTGCAACAGTATCGAAAATTTGTTAAACCG GCTTTCGACCAATATATTGCGCCTACGATGAGATCAGCTGACATCGTCATCCCGCGCG GAGGCGACAACGAAGTCGCGATCGATCTCGTAATCAAGCACGTGCGAAAGAAACTCGATACG AAAGGAAAGCATTTTAG GTCGCAACTAGTGTCCGCCTATCGAGGGCAAAAGCATCCGGATTCGCTCTGCCAAATCCCGTCGACACCACAAATTCAATGCATTCAAACGATTATTAG GGACAAGAATACCCCTCGCGATGAATTCATCTTTTATTCAAAACGACTGAGTCGGATTTTGATTGAATATGCTCTCACTTTCCTTCCGTATAAT CCTCTAGTCGTTTCCACATCCTTGGCTAAGCCATACGAAGGAATGCACTTTCAGGGCgacgtaataaattattgtTCAAGTTTATCTAAGCACGTTGACATTTTTCAGATATGCGGCGTCTCGATTCTGAGAGCgggcgaaacgatcgaaccCGCCCTCCAATCCGTATGCAAGGACATCAAAATAGGCAACATATTGATACAATCGAATCCTCAGACAGGCGAAGCGGAG CTTCACTTCAAACAGCTCCCACCGCAAATCAACAGACACCACGTTATACTAATGGACGCAACGATTGCAACAGGCGCCGCAGCTATGATGGCAATAAGGGTATTATTG gatcACGATGTTCCAGCGGAGAATATTCTCTTAGTTTGTCTAATCGCCGCCGAAATCG GCATCCATACGGTCGCTTATGCGTTTCCCAAAGTGAAGATTGTTACAGCTGCTGTTGATCCCGACATCAATGAACACTATCACATACTTCCGGGAATAG gGAATTTTGGAGATCGTTTCTTTGGTACGGGTTCTTGGTAA
- the LOC136197291 gene encoding uridine-cytidine kinase-like 1 isoform X2, whose product MDMRIFVDTDADVRLARRLKRDIAERGRDLEGVLQQYRKFVKPAFDQYIAPTMRSADIVIPRGGDNEVAIDLVIKHVRKKLDTKGKHFRSQLVSAYRGQKHPDSLCQIPSTPQIQCIQTIIRDKNTPRDEFIFYSKRLSRILIEYALTFLPYNPLVVSTSLAKPYEGMHFQGDICGVSILRAGETIEPALQSVCKDIKIGNILIQSNPQTGEAELHFKQLPPQINRHHVILMDATIATGAAAMMAIRVLLDHDVPAENILLVCLIAAEIGIHTVAYAFPKVKIVTAAVDPDINEHYHILPGIGNFGDRFFGTGSW is encoded by the exons ATGGATATGCGCATATTTGTCGACACCGATGCGGACGTCAGGCTGGCGAGAAG GCTAAAACGGGATATAGCGGAGAGAGGTCGGGACTTGGAGGGAGTGTTGCAACAGTATCGAAAATTTGTTAAACCG GCTTTCGACCAATATATTGCGCCTACGATGAGATCAGCTGACATCGTCATCCCGCGCG GAGGCGACAACGAAGTCGCGATCGATCTCGTAATCAAGCACGTGCGAAAGAAACTCGATACG AAAGGAAAGCATTTTAG GTCGCAACTAGTGTCCGCCTATCGAGGGCAAAAGCATCCGGATTCGCTCTGCCAAATCCCGTCGACACCACAAATTCAATGCATTCAAACGATTATTAG GGACAAGAATACCCCTCGCGATGAATTCATCTTTTATTCAAAACGACTGAGTCGGATTTTGATTGAATATGCTCTCACTTTCCTTCCGTATAAT CCTCTAGTCGTTTCCACATCCTTGGCTAAGCCATACGAAGGAATGCACTTTCAGGGCgac ATATGCGGCGTCTCGATTCTGAGAGCgggcgaaacgatcgaaccCGCCCTCCAATCCGTATGCAAGGACATCAAAATAGGCAACATATTGATACAATCGAATCCTCAGACAGGCGAAGCGGAG CTTCACTTCAAACAGCTCCCACCGCAAATCAACAGACACCACGTTATACTAATGGACGCAACGATTGCAACAGGCGCCGCAGCTATGATGGCAATAAGGGTATTATTG gatcACGATGTTCCAGCGGAGAATATTCTCTTAGTTTGTCTAATCGCCGCCGAAATCG GCATCCATACGGTCGCTTATGCGTTTCCCAAAGTGAAGATTGTTACAGCTGCTGTTGATCCCGACATCAATGAACACTATCACATACTTCCGGGAATAG gGAATTTTGGAGATCGTTTCTTTGGTACGGGTTCTTGGTAA
- the LOC136197287 gene encoding E3 ubiquitin-protein ligase MYLIP-like: MTSLSYIVAQPTCQNDAVQCFLPKNATGIDLLNKVCSVLGIVETDYFGLLYDVDAGEGKRKRSWLNLRNNIARQVDRRRGGGKDGSRALGPYMLELKVKFYVDPEQLIQEKTRLQFFYNLKELLRDGLFRFGNDRATLARAIALVDQAEEGRGTDYAPGEMIDRDTIAFIAKERVAARHMAPREAIDEFLRLVAGFSDYGAEIHRLKRTSDGFDEIRVGTDAIYTYKSKTCQKEILFYLRDIVYADCCGTGGSSFYAICSQNAGSTRKHTFRLDSRWAARRLNRSVTERHIFYARATIDYEEKPHYATLWDAVRSKFDPKCASRVRVYDYDVLRTCQEAFTTAWKRSNDVTTLPPLTQSFSPSPSHSSTTTKGSNEGAPALECRICMDRELNVVFCPCGHAVSCSVCARACVTCPICRAPIGHTQKLYLTMHTPTLT; the protein is encoded by the exons ATGACATCGCTGAGTTATATCGTCGCCCAGCCGACGTGCCAGAACGACGCCGTGCAATGTTTTCTACCGAAAAACGCTACGGGGATCGATCTTCTCAACAAG GTTTGCTCCGTGTTGGGTATCGTCGAGACCGATTATTTCGGTCTTCtttacgacgtcgacgcgggCGAAGGGAAGAGGAAACGCTCGTGGTTGAATTTGCGTAACAATATCGCGCGTcaagtcgatcgacgacgcggcggaGGCAAGGACGGCTCGCGCGCGTTGGGACCGTACATGCTAGAGCTCAAGGTCAAGTTCTACGTCGATCCCGAGCAACTTATACAGGAAAAGACTAG ACTTCAGTTCTTTTATAATCTCAAAGAACTGTTGCGCGACGgtctctttcgcttcggaAACGATCGCGCAActctagcgcgcgctatcgcgctcgtcgaccAAGCGGAAGAGGGTCGCGGAACGGACTATGCCCCCGGCGAGATGATCGATCGCGATACGATAGCGTTTATCGCGAAAGaacgcgtcgccgcgcgCCATATGGCGCCCAGGGAAGCGATCGATGAATTTCTGCGACTCGTCGCCGGTTTTTCCGACTACGGCGCCGAAATTCATCGACTCAAGCGAACGAGCGACGgattcgacgaaattcgcgTCGGAACGGACGCCATTTACACGTACAAATCGAAAACGTGCCAAAAGGAGATTCt GTTTTACCTTCGAGACATCGTCTACGCTGACTGTTGCGGAACCGGGGGATCAAGTTTCTACGCGATTTGCAGTCAAAATGCCGGGTCGACGCGCAAGCACACGTTTCGCCTCGACAGTCGATGGGCCGCGCGCCGACTCAATCGCTCCGTGACCGAACGTCACATCTTCTACGCACGCGCGACAATCGACTACGAGGAGAAACCTCACTATGCGACCCTATGGGATGCGGTACGATCGAAATTCGACCCCAAGTGCGCGAGTCGCGTGCGCGTTTACGATTACGACGTGTTGAGAACGTGCCAGGAAGCGTTTACGACCGCCTGGAAgcgatcgaacgacgtgacgacgctTCCTCCGCTTACGCAATCGTTTTCACCTTCGccgtcgcattcgtcgacgacgacgaaggggTCTAACGAAGGCGCGCCCGCGCTCGAGTGCCGGATATGCATGGATCGCGAattgaacgtcgtcttctgtcCGTGCGGTCACGCGGTCAGCTGTTCGgtttgcgcgcgcgcgtgcgtcACGTGCCCGATTTGTCGCGCGCCGATTGGTCACACGCAGAAACTCTACTTGACGATGCATACGCCCACTCTTACCTGA
- the LOC136197299 gene encoding uridine-cytidine kinase-like 1, with translation MATDKERQRKLLFTAGRPPWYDSQGQSKEPFLIGIGGGSASGKTTVAQRIINSLKVQWVVLLSMDSFYKVLSPEELEKAERSEYDFDHPDAFDFDLLIDTLKKLKEGKNVQIPIYDFTTHKRTKIPVREKSACI, from the exons ATGGCGACGGACAAAGAACGGCAGCGAAAGCTCCTCTTTACAGCAG GTCGTCCGCCGTGGTACGACTCTCAGGGACAGTCAAAAGAGCCGTTTCTAATCG GCATAGGCGGAGGCTCGGCTTCAGGAAAAACGACAGTAGCGCAAAGAATCATCAACTCCCTCAAAGTTCAATGGGTCGTTCTCCTATCAATGGACTCGTTTTACAAA GTATTGAGTCCAGAAGAATTGGAAAAGGCAGAGAGAAGTGAGTACGACTTTGATCATCCAG ATGCATTTGATTTTGACCTTTTGATTGATACACTCAAGAAATtgaaggaaggaaaaaacgttcaG ATTCCCATCTACGATTTTACGACGCataaaagaacaaaaattcccgtaagagaaaaaagtgcatgcatatag
- the LOC136197288 gene encoding uncharacterized protein isoform X2 codes for MSIMTCPNVNVTDVTWDWNKLSAKCPFNRTNETLGLPLSRPWDAYSFSGALLFGLGAVETIVFACVLLAKYNSVIVMKRRIHIATTSSVRWILFYLLLSFRCVVYTAYNSFPPKNNETSCKITFITGNVLEALALLMLLLALYHEWKCRSTVYVTQGGFFRKKRLMVSFCEFLISPQCIFVLHCLATLLFLTVAELECFRSGTKLCPRSPGSDSDWLFWTFAGLIVSMYFFAIVTAIVRVADRKRDGPNAKSIIILFLALALNALSCFPAFLLQQVSPKLVNCIVAIDCYASPIEFIQLSAMLSWLLFFVFIRNEYLRVVQESKHAIIGDIQAMLDFDASWRTDSK; via the exons ATGTCTATCATGACTTGTCCGAATGTGAATGTCACGGACGTTACTTGGGATTGGAACAAGCTAAGTGCCAAGTGCCCGTTCAACAGAACCAACGAAACGTTGGGCCTTCCGTTGAGTCGAC CGTGGGACGCATACTCGTTTAGCGGCGCTCTCCTGTTCGGCTTGGGCGCCGTAgagacgatcgtcttcgcctGCGTTCTCTTGGCCAAGTACAACAG TGTGATCGTAATGAAGCGACGTATTCAcattgcgacgacgtcgagcgttCGATGGATACTCTTCTACTTGCTACTCTCGTTCCG ctGTGTAGTCTACACGGCCTATAATTCGTTTCCGCCGAAAAACAATGAAACTAGCTGTAAAATCACATTTATAACag GAAATGTTCTAGAAGCGTTGGCT CTCCTCATGTTGCTTCTCGCTCTTTATCACGAGTGGAAGTGTAGATCCACTGTCTATGTTACCCAAGGCGGATTTTTCAGAAAGAAACGTCTTATGGTTTCTTTTTGCGAG tttCTGATATCGCCGCAATGTATTTTCGTTCTTCACTGTTTGGCTACTCTTTTGTTCTTGACTGTCGCTGAGCTCGAATGTTTTAGGTCAGGAACGAAATTGTGTCCTAG GTCACCTGGATCTGACAGTGATTGGCTATTTTGGACGTTTGCTGGTCTCATTGTCAGCATGTATTTCTTTGCAATTGTGACAGCCATTGTAAGAGTGGCTGATCGAAAACGAGACGGACCAAACGCAAAGTCTATA aTCATATTGTTTTTGGCTCTCGCTTTGAATGCGCTCTCCTGTTTTCCGGCTTTCCTACTGCAGCAGGTTTCACCCAAACTAG TTAATTGTATCGTCGCTATTGATTGTTACGCAAGTCCTATCGAATTTATTCAACTTTCGGCGATGTTGTCATGGCTactcttttttgtttttatccGAAACGAATATCTTCGAGTTGTTCAG GAATCGAAGCATGCAATCATTGGGGATATTCAAGCGATGCTCGATTTTGACGCTTCTTGGCGCACGGATTCTAAATga
- the LOC136197288 gene encoding uncharacterized protein isoform X1, whose translation MSIMTCPNVNVTDVTWDWNKLSAKCPFNRTNETLGLPLSRPWDAYSFSGALLFGLGAVETIVFACVLLAKYNSVIVMKRRIHIATTSSVRWILFYLLLSFRCVVYTAYNSFPPKNNETSCKITFITGNVLEALALLMLLLALYHEWKCRSTVYVTQGGFFRKKRLMVSFCEFLISPQCIFVLHCLATLLFLTVAELECFRSGTKLCPRRSPGSDSDWLFWTFAGLIVSMYFFAIVTAIVRVADRKRDGPNAKSIIILFLALALNALSCFPAFLLQQVSPKLVNCIVAIDCYASPIEFIQLSAMLSWLLFFVFIRNEYLRVVQESKHAIIGDIQAMLDFDASWRTDSK comes from the exons ATGTCTATCATGACTTGTCCGAATGTGAATGTCACGGACGTTACTTGGGATTGGAACAAGCTAAGTGCCAAGTGCCCGTTCAACAGAACCAACGAAACGTTGGGCCTTCCGTTGAGTCGAC CGTGGGACGCATACTCGTTTAGCGGCGCTCTCCTGTTCGGCTTGGGCGCCGTAgagacgatcgtcttcgcctGCGTTCTCTTGGCCAAGTACAACAG TGTGATCGTAATGAAGCGACGTATTCAcattgcgacgacgtcgagcgttCGATGGATACTCTTCTACTTGCTACTCTCGTTCCG ctGTGTAGTCTACACGGCCTATAATTCGTTTCCGCCGAAAAACAATGAAACTAGCTGTAAAATCACATTTATAACag GAAATGTTCTAGAAGCGTTGGCT CTCCTCATGTTGCTTCTCGCTCTTTATCACGAGTGGAAGTGTAGATCCACTGTCTATGTTACCCAAGGCGGATTTTTCAGAAAGAAACGTCTTATGGTTTCTTTTTGCGAG tttCTGATATCGCCGCAATGTATTTTCGTTCTTCACTGTTTGGCTACTCTTTTGTTCTTGACTGTCGCTGAGCTCGAATGTTTTAGGTCAGGAACGAAATTGTGTCCTAG AAGGTCACCTGGATCTGACAGTGATTGGCTATTTTGGACGTTTGCTGGTCTCATTGTCAGCATGTATTTCTTTGCAATTGTGACAGCCATTGTAAGAGTGGCTGATCGAAAACGAGACGGACCAAACGCAAAGTCTATA aTCATATTGTTTTTGGCTCTCGCTTTGAATGCGCTCTCCTGTTTTCCGGCTTTCCTACTGCAGCAGGTTTCACCCAAACTAG TTAATTGTATCGTCGCTATTGATTGTTACGCAAGTCCTATCGAATTTATTCAACTTTCGGCGATGTTGTCATGGCTactcttttttgtttttatccGAAACGAATATCTTCGAGTTGTTCAG GAATCGAAGCATGCAATCATTGGGGATATTCAAGCGATGCTCGATTTTGACGCTTCTTGGCGCACGGATTCTAAATga